A part of Haloarchaeobius sp. HME9146 genomic DNA contains:
- a CDS encoding ATP-dependent DNA helicase, which translates to MNTADVPGIPAPFVEHLQGQGIEELYPPQAQAVEAGVTEGQSVVASIPTASGKTLIATLAMLSAVERGGKALYIVPLRALASEKKAEFEQFEEFGVSVGVSTGNYESEGGWLGQKDIIVATSEKVDSLVRNGAPWIDDLTCVVADEVHLIDDRSRGPTLEVTLAKLRQVNPKLQVVALSATVGNADDLADWLDAELVDDDWRPIELRKGVHFGNALSFDDGSQKEVPVRGSEKQEAALVRDVLEDGGASLVFVNSRRNAEAAARRLAEVVEPFLTPAEKDDLADLAEEVRGVSDSETSDDLADVVAKGGAFHHAGLAREHRSLVEDAFRDRKLRVICATPTLAAGVNTPSRRVIVRDWQRYDGSGMAPLSVLEVHQMMGRAGRPGRDPYGEAVLLASNHDDREELFDRYVYAEPEPVRSKLAAEPAMRTHVLATIASGFARTRSGLQAFLEETLYAAQSTEEGRLEQVMDSMLDYLEHNGFIEVDGEELSATAIGHTVSQLYLDPMSAATVIDGLRAWAGQTPGTSSSASSFDASDSSAGFQTYSIGDDDSEDGERDEADDEPAKVEKPTALGLYHLVSRTPDMYELYLKSGDRDEYSEVYYEREEELLGSAPSEYEEHRWEDWLSALKTARLLEDWASEVDEDRITADYQVGPGDLRGKVETAQWLLGAAERISGELDLPGSVTRGVRDAKKRVEDGVNEELLELVGVRGIGRKRARQLFEAGIETPADIRDADKSVVLAALNGRRKTAENILENAGREDPSMDGVDADPETEAVFERASEDETEPDDETEESQTSLGDF; encoded by the coding sequence ATGAACACGGCGGACGTGCCCGGCATCCCTGCACCCTTCGTCGAGCACCTGCAGGGCCAGGGCATCGAGGAGCTGTACCCGCCACAGGCGCAGGCGGTCGAGGCGGGCGTCACCGAGGGCCAGAGCGTCGTCGCCTCCATCCCGACGGCGAGTGGGAAGACGCTCATCGCGACGCTGGCGATGCTCTCGGCGGTCGAGCGGGGCGGGAAGGCGCTCTACATCGTGCCCCTGCGGGCGCTGGCCTCCGAGAAGAAGGCTGAGTTCGAGCAGTTCGAGGAGTTCGGCGTGAGCGTCGGCGTCTCGACGGGGAACTACGAGTCCGAGGGCGGCTGGCTCGGCCAGAAGGACATCATCGTCGCAACCTCCGAGAAGGTCGACTCGCTCGTCAGGAACGGCGCGCCCTGGATAGACGACCTGACCTGTGTGGTCGCCGACGAGGTCCACCTCATCGACGACCGGAGCCGGGGGCCTACACTGGAAGTGACCCTCGCCAAGCTCCGGCAGGTCAACCCGAAACTCCAGGTCGTCGCGCTCTCGGCGACGGTCGGGAACGCGGACGACCTCGCGGACTGGCTGGACGCGGAACTCGTCGACGACGACTGGCGACCCATCGAGTTGCGCAAGGGCGTCCACTTCGGGAACGCGCTGTCGTTCGACGACGGCTCGCAGAAAGAGGTCCCGGTGCGAGGCAGCGAGAAGCAGGAGGCTGCACTGGTCCGGGACGTGCTCGAAGACGGCGGGGCCTCGCTCGTCTTCGTCAACTCCCGGCGGAACGCCGAGGCCGCGGCGCGACGGCTCGCCGAGGTGGTCGAACCGTTCCTCACGCCCGCCGAGAAGGACGACCTCGCGGACCTCGCCGAGGAGGTCCGGGGCGTCAGCGACTCCGAGACCAGCGACGATCTGGCCGACGTGGTCGCCAAGGGTGGCGCGTTCCACCACGCCGGCCTCGCCAGAGAGCACCGTTCGCTGGTCGAGGACGCCTTCCGCGACCGGAAACTCCGGGTCATCTGCGCGACGCCGACCCTGGCGGCGGGTGTGAACACGCCGAGTCGCCGCGTCATCGTCCGCGACTGGCAGCGCTACGACGGCAGCGGGATGGCCCCCCTGTCGGTGCTCGAAGTCCACCAGATGATGGGCCGGGCGGGTCGGCCGGGCCGGGACCCCTACGGCGAAGCGGTCCTACTGGCCTCGAACCACGACGACCGCGAGGAGCTGTTCGACCGGTACGTCTACGCCGAGCCCGAGCCGGTCCGGTCGAAACTGGCTGCCGAACCCGCGATGCGGACCCACGTCCTGGCGACCATCGCGTCCGGGTTCGCCCGCACGCGGAGCGGCCTACAGGCGTTCCTCGAGGAGACCCTCTATGCCGCCCAGTCGACCGAGGAGGGGCGGCTGGAGCAGGTCATGGACTCGATGCTGGACTACCTCGAACACAACGGCTTCATCGAGGTCGACGGCGAGGAACTGTCGGCAACTGCAATCGGCCACACCGTCTCGCAGCTCTACCTCGACCCGATGAGCGCGGCGACGGTCATCGATGGCCTGCGGGCCTGGGCCGGGCAAACCCCTGGAACGAGCAGTTCGGCGAGCAGTTTCGATGCCAGCGACAGCAGTGCCGGGTTCCAGACGTACAGCATCGGTGACGACGACAGTGAGGACGGCGAGCGTGACGAGGCCGACGACGAACCCGCGAAAGTCGAGAAACCGACCGCCCTCGGCCTCTACCACCTCGTCTCCAGAACGCCGGACATGTACGAACTCTACCTCAAGTCGGGCGACCGCGACGAGTACTCCGAGGTGTACTACGAGCGCGAAGAGGAACTCCTCGGCAGTGCCCCCTCGGAGTACGAGGAGCACCGCTGGGAGGACTGGCTCTCGGCGCTGAAGACCGCCCGCCTGCTCGAGGACTGGGCGAGCGAGGTCGACGAGGACCGCATCACGGCCGACTACCAGGTCGGGCCGGGCGACCTGCGCGGGAAGGTCGAGACCGCCCAGTGGCTGCTCGGGGCGGCCGAGCGCATCTCGGGCGAACTCGACTTGCCTGGAAGCGTCACCCGCGGGGTGCGGGACGCGAAGAAGCGGGTCGAAGACGGCGTCAACGAGGAACTCCTCGAACTGGTCGGGGTGCGCGGCATCGGGCGGAAACGCGCCAGACAGCTGTTCGAGGCCGGAATCGAGACGCCCGCGGACATCCGCGACGCGGACAAGAGCGTCGTGCTCGCTGCCCTGAATGGCCGGCGCAAGACCGCCGAGAACATCCTGGAGAACGCGGGCAGAGAAGACCCCTCGATGGACGGGGTCGACGCCGACCCCGAGACCGAGGCGGTGTTCGAGCGGGCGAGTGAGGACGAGACCGAACCGGACGACGAGACGGAAGAGAGCCAGACGAGCCTGGGTGATTTCTGA
- the cgi121 gene encoding KEOPS complex subunit Cgi121: protein MHVIEGTATVDDIDDFVARIGEIGTEHDCVVQAFDARYVVDRAHLEAAVRQAARAWLRDEAVARDAAVEILLYAAGRRQISEALTMGVGEGETPVVAVVVSDFPDAPFGTDDAEMAAAEALAGLLEPAETLGDAADEARICEFFEVGGAERAATDATLSELVRERTVLLTVNK from the coding sequence ATGCACGTGATAGAAGGGACGGCGACGGTGGACGACATCGACGACTTCGTCGCACGAATCGGCGAGATCGGAACCGAACACGACTGCGTGGTCCAGGCGTTCGACGCCCGGTACGTGGTGGACCGCGCACATCTCGAGGCAGCGGTCAGGCAGGCCGCCCGGGCGTGGCTGCGCGACGAGGCTGTCGCCCGTGACGCCGCGGTCGAGATTCTGCTGTACGCGGCGGGTCGCCGCCAGATATCGGAGGCGCTGACGATGGGTGTCGGCGAAGGGGAGACGCCCGTCGTGGCCGTCGTCGTCTCCGATTTCCCCGATGCGCCGTTCGGGACCGACGACGCAGAGATGGCCGCCGCCGAAGCCCTCGCAGGGCTGTTGGAACCGGCGGAGACCCTCGGGGACGCCGCCGACGAGGCCCGCATCTGCGAGTTCTTCGAGGTGGGTGGGGCGGAACGGGCAGCCACCGACGCGACGCTCTCGGAACTGGTCCGTGAGCGAACCGTGTTGCTGACCGTGAACAAGTAG
- a CDS encoding selenium-binding family protein, whose amino-acid sequence MSNAHQPDDETHADHEHHAGHGDHAHHEHHEHHGPGYATPQAAIEEGDREKLAYVMGLYVGTDVDAPDFLAVVDLDPDSDTYQQVVNRVEMPNKGDELHHFGWNACSSSCHMEGLARSHLLVPGQRSSRLHVIDATDRLNPELAKVIEPEEVFAHDLSAPHTVHCVPEGKILVSMLGNADGDLPGGFLELDHDFEVAGRWDAPGDIGMNYDYWYQPRQNVMISTEWAAPKTYYPGFDLEDVEAGKYGHKINVWDWTEREVLQTIDLGEEGQIPLEVRFLHSPVSTHGFLGAALSSNVFHFYEQGGEYRADKVIDVEPREHDDWDFPMPGLVTDLLVSMDDRYLFFSNWLHGEVRMYDISDPANPRHVDSVWAGGNFGPRRPTGEDDRPVFGGPQMLQLSLDGERLYWTTSLFSSWDNQFFPDEGTQGSVMLKADVNPRKGTMELDTDFMVDFGDMPHGPARAHEIRWPDGDCTSDVWS is encoded by the coding sequence ATGAGCAACGCCCACCAGCCCGACGACGAGACCCACGCCGACCACGAACACCACGCTGGCCACGGTGACCACGCCCATCACGAGCATCACGAACACCACGGGCCCGGATATGCCACACCGCAGGCCGCCATCGAGGAGGGCGACCGCGAGAAACTCGCGTACGTCATGGGCCTGTACGTCGGGACCGACGTGGACGCGCCGGACTTCCTCGCCGTCGTCGACCTCGACCCCGACTCCGACACCTACCAGCAGGTCGTAAACCGGGTCGAGATGCCGAACAAGGGCGACGAACTCCACCACTTCGGGTGGAACGCCTGCTCCTCGTCGTGTCACATGGAGGGACTGGCCCGGAGCCACCTCCTCGTCCCCGGCCAGCGCTCCTCGCGCCTGCACGTGATCGACGCCACCGACCGCCTGAACCCCGAGCTGGCGAAGGTCATCGAGCCCGAGGAGGTGTTCGCACACGACCTCTCGGCCCCACACACCGTCCACTGCGTGCCCGAGGGGAAGATCCTCGTGAGCATGCTGGGGAACGCCGACGGCGACCTCCCGGGCGGGTTCCTCGAACTGGACCACGACTTCGAGGTCGCGGGCCGGTGGGACGCCCCGGGCGACATCGGCATGAACTACGACTACTGGTACCAGCCCCGTCAGAACGTGATGATCTCGACCGAGTGGGCCGCCCCGAAGACGTACTACCCCGGCTTCGACCTGGAGGACGTCGAGGCCGGAAAGTACGGCCACAAGATCAACGTCTGGGACTGGACCGAACGTGAGGTTCTCCAGACCATCGACCTGGGCGAGGAGGGCCAGATTCCCCTCGAAGTCCGGTTCCTGCACTCCCCGGTGTCGACCCACGGGTTCCTCGGGGCGGCGCTGTCGTCCAATGTCTTCCACTTCTACGAACAGGGAGGCGAGTACCGCGCCGACAAGGTCATCGACGTCGAACCCCGCGAGCACGACGACTGGGACTTCCCGATGCCCGGCCTCGTCACCGACCTGCTGGTTTCGATGGACGACCGCTACCTGTTCTTCTCGAACTGGCTCCACGGCGAGGTCCGGATGTACGACATCTCTGACCCGGCGAATCCGCGCCACGTCGACAGCGTCTGGGCGGGCGGGAACTTCGGCCCGCGCCGCCCCACCGGCGAGGACGACCGCCCCGTCTTCGGCGGCCCGCAGATGCTCCAGCTCAGCCTCGACGGCGAGCGCCTCTACTGGACCACCTCGCTGTTCTCCTCGTGGGACAACCAGTTCTTCCCCGACGAGGGCACGCAGGGCTCGGTGATGCTGAAGGCCGACGTGAACCCACGGAAAGGGACGATGGAACTCGACACCGACTTCATGGTCGACTTCGGCGACATGCCCCACGGTCCCGCGAGGGCGCACGAGATTCGCTGGCCCGACGGCGACTGTACCAGCGACGTGTGGTCGTGA
- a CDS encoding 2Fe-2S iron-sulfur cluster-binding protein — MSRQRFTVTFEWESGRSETCVLPDETDLISASEEQGLGLPFGCRTGACATCAAELLEGELEHVRPPRGLKDRHLDSGYVLPCIAQPRSDCTLRVGSAVQAELVSNPWK, encoded by the coding sequence GTGAGCCGGCAGCGGTTCACCGTCACGTTCGAGTGGGAGTCTGGCCGAAGCGAAACCTGTGTACTCCCGGACGAGACGGACCTGATTTCGGCGAGTGAGGAACAGGGCCTCGGCCTGCCCTTCGGCTGCCGGACCGGGGCGTGTGCGACCTGTGCTGCGGAGCTGTTGGAGGGTGAGCTCGAACACGTCAGGCCACCCCGCGGGCTGAAAGACAGGCATCTCGATTCGGGGTACGTGTTGCCCTGCATCGCCCAGCCCCGGAGCGACTGCACGCTTCGGGTCGGCAGCGCGGTGCAGGCCGAACTCGTCTCGAACCCCTGGAAGTAA
- a CDS encoding class I SAM-dependent methyltransferase, with protein sequence MAKFQNTGQPDRDWWSALWPDPAGTLRDLGLEAGDSVADVASGNGYFTLPAARITGEPVYAVDIDSDLLGELADRAADAGLDRIETIEGDARALPELLPEPVDVVLFANTLHGVPEPESFLQSAREVLTDSGRLVVVNWHDLPREETTVLEAVRGPPTDLRLCEADCIDLVREAGFDEIRTVDLPPYHYGLVCQ encoded by the coding sequence ATGGCCAAGTTCCAGAACACGGGACAGCCGGACCGCGACTGGTGGAGCGCGCTCTGGCCCGACCCCGCCGGCACGCTTCGCGACCTCGGTCTCGAAGCAGGTGACAGCGTCGCCGACGTGGCCTCGGGGAACGGCTACTTCACGCTCCCGGCGGCCCGCATCACCGGTGAGCCGGTGTACGCGGTCGACATCGATTCGGACCTCCTCGGTGAACTCGCCGACCGGGCGGCCGATGCCGGCCTCGACCGTATCGAGACCATCGAGGGCGACGCCAGGGCCCTGCCCGAACTCCTACCAGAACCGGTCGACGTGGTGCTGTTCGCGAACACCCTCCACGGGGTGCCCGAACCAGAATCTTTCCTTCAGAGCGCCCGCGAGGTCCTGACTGACTCGGGACGGCTCGTCGTCGTGAACTGGCACGACCTGCCCCGCGAGGAGACGACGGTGCTCGAGGCGGTGCGTGGCCCGCCGACCGACCTGCGGCTGTGCGAGGCCGACTGCATCGACCTCGTCCGCGAGGCTGGCTTCGACGAGATTCGGACGGTCGACCTGCCGCCGTACCACTACGGTCTGGTCTGCCAGTAA
- a CDS encoding NADH:flavin oxidoreductase — protein MPRLDDPVTIGPLEVPNRLYRAPLLECAGNGEDAVDILVADLEPAAESGVGLVFQGATIVTEDGGCAAPGMTRVHDPEFVSRLSNLTDAIHDHGGTIFVQLEHGGLRSMETWHAGYREQHPGEQQLAVSRPPWQLRLLDRLGFLDFDPHVMSTEEVYDLAEAFGNAGERCVEAGYDGIHLAGANMGIIQQFLSPFYNRRDDEFGDGVRFLEVVHDELRERVGDTPIVTKVPSEAPAPPVVRRKLGDDDAVDIAHRLADIGYDAIVPVRTSVVWDMSIVRGEYPKRAWRDESFQGGYAEAFGGRLRTRGVRFMNWLESFQFDFEPAWNADLARRIRDVVDVPVLLEGGVRERGQMNRLLGESCDMVGMARPFYAEPKLAARLLADEAGDGTRVVCENCNNCTVPQVTGAVGQCRTPSVLRRRGKFEESGAYDRD, from the coding sequence ATGCCGCGGCTGGACGACCCCGTCACCATCGGCCCCCTTGAGGTACCGAACCGGCTGTATCGCGCGCCACTGCTCGAATGTGCCGGGAACGGCGAGGACGCCGTCGACATCCTCGTCGCGGACCTCGAACCGGCCGCCGAGTCGGGTGTCGGACTGGTCTTCCAGGGGGCGACCATCGTCACCGAGGACGGGGGGTGTGCCGCCCCGGGGATGACCCGGGTCCACGACCCCGAGTTCGTCTCTCGCCTGTCGAACCTCACCGACGCCATCCACGACCACGGCGGGACGATCTTCGTCCAGCTCGAACACGGCGGCCTGCGGAGCATGGAAACCTGGCACGCCGGCTACCGCGAGCAACATCCCGGCGAGCAGCAACTCGCCGTCTCGCGCCCGCCCTGGCAACTCCGACTGCTGGACCGGCTGGGATTCCTCGATTTCGACCCACACGTCATGAGTACGGAGGAGGTGTACGACCTCGCCGAAGCCTTCGGGAACGCCGGCGAGCGCTGCGTCGAGGCGGGCTACGACGGCATCCACCTCGCTGGCGCGAACATGGGCATCATCCAGCAGTTTCTCTCGCCCTTCTACAACCGCCGCGACGACGAGTTCGGCGACGGCGTCCGGTTCCTCGAAGTCGTCCACGACGAGTTGCGCGAGCGGGTCGGCGACACACCCATCGTCACGAAGGTCCCCTCGGAGGCCCCGGCCCCGCCCGTCGTTCGGAGAAAGCTGGGTGACGACGACGCCGTCGACATCGCCCACCGGCTCGCCGACATCGGCTACGACGCCATCGTCCCGGTCCGGACCTCCGTGGTCTGGGACATGAGCATCGTCCGCGGGGAGTACCCAAAGCGGGCGTGGCGCGACGAGTCCTTCCAGGGTGGCTACGCCGAGGCGTTCGGCGGCCGCCTGCGAACCAGGGGCGTCCGGTTCATGAACTGGCTCGAATCGTTCCAGTTCGACTTCGAGCCCGCCTGGAACGCCGACCTGGCCCGGCGGATTCGCGACGTGGTCGACGTCCCGGTCCTGCTCGAAGGCGGGGTCCGCGAACGCGGCCAGATGAACCGCCTGTTGGGGGAGTCGTGCGACATGGTCGGGATGGCCCGCCCGTTCTACGCCGAACCGAAGCTTGCGGCCCGGCTGCTCGCCGACGAGGCGGGCGACGGTACCCGCGTCGTCTGCGAGAACTGCAACAACTGCACCGTCCCGCAGGTCACCGGCGCGGTCGGCCAGTGCCGAACCCCCTCGGTGTTGCGAAGACGCGGGAAATTCGAGGAATCAGGCGCCTACGACCGGGATTGA
- a CDS encoding LUD domain-containing protein yields the protein MSSESREAKAARIRQLLDTEGTAVGENARGFNQGRYDSVGKLDDYEDLKSEARAIKEDAIERLPELIDQLTEAVEENGGTVYIADDAADANEYIAEVCADQDAERVVKSKSMTSEEIEVNEHLESRDVGVTETDLGEWVLQVADEAPSHIVAPAIHKSRAEIADLFNAVFEPEEELETAEELTMFAREKLLAHIKAADVGMTGANFLAADSGTMALVTSEGNARKSVTVPDTQIAVAGVEKVIPSVEDLQPFVELIGRSGTGQDITSYISLLTPPVDSPPVDFDDPETPITAGESDREFHLVLIDNGRLDMREDEHLRETLYCIRCSACSNTCANFQGIGGHGFGGETYSGGIATGWEAGIEGLDTAAEFNDLCTGCSRCKPACPVEIDIPWINTVVRDRINREGESEKFDFLVDGLSPDAEGDDGPELQKRLFGNFETLAKTGSTFAPLSNWVANSSPAKALLERTAGVDRRREFPSFERETLVEWFANRDSQAPNHTDRKAVLYPDVYTNFMLVERGKAAVHLLEALGVEVAVPSVPGAGRAPLSQGMIDTATEKAERVTATLAPYLDDGWDVVVIEPSDLAMFREDYDHLLPDPAFEPLAENSYEVLEYAFGMLANGADAEVLSTATGDETVAYHSHCQQRSMGLEAHTIAVLEECGYDVTTSEVECCGMAGSFGYKEQYYDLSVDLGEDLAGQLREADGDHVVASGTSCTDQIDDLFGERPLHPVELLAPGRGR from the coding sequence ATGAGTTCGGAGTCGCGCGAGGCGAAGGCCGCCCGCATCCGCCAGCTGCTCGACACCGAGGGGACCGCCGTCGGCGAGAACGCCCGCGGCTTCAACCAGGGCCGGTACGACTCCGTCGGTAAACTCGACGACTACGAGGACCTCAAATCGGAGGCCCGGGCCATCAAGGAGGACGCCATCGAGCGCCTCCCCGAGCTCATCGACCAGCTCACCGAGGCGGTCGAGGAGAACGGTGGCACGGTCTACATCGCCGACGACGCCGCGGACGCTAACGAGTACATCGCCGAGGTCTGTGCCGACCAGGACGCAGAGCGCGTCGTCAAGTCGAAGTCGATGACCAGCGAGGAGATCGAGGTCAACGAGCACCTCGAATCCCGGGACGTCGGCGTCACCGAGACCGACCTCGGCGAGTGGGTTCTGCAGGTCGCCGACGAGGCCCCGAGCCACATCGTCGCGCCCGCTATCCACAAATCGAGGGCCGAGATAGCCGACCTGTTCAACGCGGTCTTCGAGCCCGAGGAGGAGTTAGAGACCGCCGAGGAGCTGACGATGTTCGCCCGCGAGAAGCTGCTGGCGCACATCAAGGCGGCCGACGTGGGCATGACCGGCGCGAACTTCCTCGCGGCCGACTCGGGGACGATGGCGCTGGTCACCAGCGAGGGCAACGCCCGGAAGTCGGTGACGGTCCCCGACACGCAGATAGCCGTCGCCGGCGTCGAGAAGGTGATTCCCAGCGTCGAGGACCTCCAGCCGTTCGTCGAACTCATCGGGCGCTCCGGCACCGGTCAGGACATCACGAGCTACATCTCCCTGCTCACGCCGCCGGTGGACTCCCCGCCGGTCGACTTCGACGACCCGGAGACGCCCATCACGGCGGGCGAGTCGGACAGGGAGTTCCACCTCGTCCTCATCGACAACGGCCGCCTCGACATGCGCGAGGACGAGCACCTCCGCGAGACCCTGTACTGCATCCGGTGTTCGGCCTGCTCGAACACGTGTGCGAACTTCCAGGGCATCGGTGGGCACGGCTTCGGCGGCGAGACCTATTCGGGAGGAATCGCCACCGGCTGGGAAGCCGGCATCGAGGGCCTCGACACCGCCGCCGAGTTCAACGACCTCTGTACCGGCTGCTCGCGGTGTAAACCCGCCTGCCCGGTCGAGATCGACATCCCCTGGATAAACACGGTCGTCCGCGACCGCATCAACCGCGAGGGCGAGTCTGAAAAGTTCGACTTCCTCGTCGACGGCCTGAGCCCGGACGCCGAGGGCGACGACGGCCCGGAGCTCCAGAAGCGCCTGTTCGGCAACTTCGAGACCCTGGCGAAGACGGGCAGCACGTTCGCCCCCCTCTCGAACTGGGTCGCGAACTCGTCGCCGGCGAAGGCACTGCTGGAGCGGACCGCGGGCGTGGACCGCCGCCGCGAGTTCCCCAGCTTCGAGCGCGAGACGCTGGTCGAGTGGTTCGCGAACCGGGACTCGCAGGCCCCGAACCACACCGACCGCAAGGCCGTCCTCTACCCGGACGTCTACACGAACTTCATGCTGGTCGAGCGCGGGAAGGCCGCGGTCCACCTGCTCGAAGCGCTCGGCGTCGAGGTCGCGGTGCCCTCGGTCCCAGGTGCCGGTCGCGCCCCGCTCTCGCAGGGGATGATCGACACCGCGACCGAGAAGGCCGAACGCGTCACGGCCACGCTCGCGCCCTACCTCGACGACGGCTGGGACGTGGTCGTCATCGAGCCGAGCGACCTCGCGATGTTCCGCGAGGACTACGACCACCTGCTGCCCGACCCGGCGTTCGAACCCCTCGCAGAGAACAGCTACGAGGTGCTGGAGTACGCCTTCGGGATGCTGGCGAACGGGGCCGACGCCGAGGTCCTGTCGACCGCGACGGGCGACGAGACGGTCGCCTACCACAGTCACTGCCAGCAGCGAAGCATGGGGCTCGAAGCGCACACCATCGCGGTGCTGGAGGAGTGCGGCTACGACGTGACCACCAGCGAGGTCGAGTGCTGTGGCATGGCCGGCAGCTTCGGCTACAAGGAACAGTACTACGACCTCTCGGTCGACCTCGGTGAGGACCTTGCGGGGCAGCTCAGGGAGGCTGACGGCGACCACGTCGTCGCCTCGGGCACCTCCTGTACCGACCAGATAGACGACCTGTTCGGGGAACGGCCGCTCCACCCGGTCGAACTGCTCGCGCCGGGACGCGGCCGGTAG
- a CDS encoding LUD domain-containing protein, translated as MTGVESDVAEQWAARAGDFGVEVTWTTADEATAAIADLVDDPAVGAPLPWDDVSLPEGVQTDPTPAALDAAKTGVTAADLAVAEYGSLVLRQTPEGSEPASVFPDLHVAVLRADDVVPDMAAAFEWLGDELRETRDSAILATGPSATADMGALVKGAHGPKAVHVVVIR; from the coding sequence ATGACCGGCGTCGAGAGCGACGTCGCCGAGCAGTGGGCCGCACGCGCCGGGGACTTCGGCGTCGAGGTGACCTGGACCACCGCCGACGAGGCGACGGCCGCCATCGCCGACCTCGTCGACGACCCGGCGGTCGGTGCGCCGCTGCCCTGGGACGACGTGTCGCTCCCTGAGGGCGTCCAGACCGACCCGACACCAGCCGCGCTCGATGCCGCCAAGACGGGCGTCACGGCGGCCGACCTCGCCGTTGCCGAGTACGGCAGTCTCGTCCTCCGGCAGACGCCCGAGGGGAGCGAACCGGCGAGCGTCTTCCCGGACCTCCACGTGGCGGTCCTCCGGGCGGACGACGTGGTCCCCGACATGGCCGCGGCGTTCGAGTGGCTCGGCGACGAGCTCCGCGAGACGCGGGACTCGGCCATCCTCGCGACCGGCCCCTCGGCCACGGCCGACATGGGTGCCCTCGTCAAGGGGGCCCACGGCCCGAAGGCGGTCCACGTGGTGGTGATTCGATGA